The Terriglobales bacterium genome includes a window with the following:
- a CDS encoding M20/M25/M40 family metallo-hydrolase: MRLNTLRNFLVVALLCAASLSAQTAPEASPKLTAEMKRIQQAALQSDYSYQFAAHLTDNIGPRLSGSVQYNHAAQWVAAEFKRLGLEVKLEKVMVPHWVRGEERAELVQFPGMTPNTTQKIVLTALGASVATPANGITAEVIAVNNFDELAALGREKVQGKIVVFNHKFDQRMAEIGDARDAYGLAVEYRSKAPTEAGKLGAVASLISSVGGADFRLPHTGNTRYAKDVPKIPAGALAAEDAELIARLVKQGTVRMHLVMTPQTLPDAEAYNVIGDLKGSEHPEQVVIVSGHLDSWDLGTGAIDDAAGVAHAVDAVRVIKELGLRPRRTIRVIAWANEENGLRGGLGYAIAHKDEIANHQAAIESDMGAGHPTGLLFAGDPAIEKMLEPASKVLRGSGAGIVRATDQGGADTIPVGALGVPTFEPLQDVRTYFHYHHTAADTLDKIEPQAQRENTAVLGVLAYFLANIDQQLPRSVKPLPEWLKQAMSEAVKK; this comes from the coding sequence GTGAGGCTCAATACATTGCGGAACTTTCTGGTCGTTGCACTCCTGTGCGCCGCGTCGTTGTCGGCGCAAACGGCACCCGAAGCATCACCCAAACTTACGGCCGAAATGAAGCGCATTCAGCAAGCTGCGCTGCAGAGCGACTATTCGTATCAATTTGCCGCACATCTGACCGACAACATTGGACCGCGCCTGAGCGGTTCGGTGCAGTACAACCATGCCGCCCAGTGGGTGGCAGCTGAGTTCAAGCGTCTTGGACTCGAAGTAAAACTCGAGAAGGTGATGGTGCCGCACTGGGTACGCGGCGAGGAGCGCGCCGAACTCGTTCAATTTCCCGGTATGACACCAAATACCACACAGAAGATCGTACTGACTGCGCTCGGCGCCAGTGTCGCCACGCCCGCGAACGGGATTACGGCCGAAGTGATCGCCGTCAACAACTTCGACGAACTGGCAGCGCTGGGCCGCGAGAAGGTTCAAGGGAAGATCGTCGTCTTTAATCACAAGTTCGACCAGCGTATGGCTGAAATCGGCGACGCCCGTGATGCGTACGGCCTAGCGGTGGAATACCGGAGCAAGGCTCCGACCGAAGCGGGGAAACTCGGCGCAGTGGCTTCGCTGATTTCCTCGGTGGGAGGAGCGGACTTCCGTCTGCCCCACACGGGAAACACGCGGTATGCGAAGGATGTCCCGAAGATTCCTGCTGGAGCGCTTGCCGCGGAAGACGCGGAACTGATTGCGCGCCTGGTAAAGCAAGGAACCGTTCGCATGCATCTGGTGATGACTCCGCAGACGCTGCCTGATGCCGAAGCCTATAACGTGATCGGTGACTTGAAGGGCAGCGAGCATCCGGAGCAGGTGGTGATCGTTTCCGGGCACCTGGATTCGTGGGACCTTGGAACGGGTGCGATCGACGACGCCGCTGGTGTGGCACACGCGGTTGACGCCGTCCGTGTTATCAAGGAGCTCGGATTGCGACCACGGCGCACGATCCGTGTGATTGCTTGGGCGAATGAGGAAAACGGGTTGCGCGGTGGACTCGGATACGCCATCGCACACAAGGATGAGATCGCGAATCATCAGGCAGCGATCGAGAGCGATATGGGTGCGGGGCATCCGACGGGCCTTCTCTTCGCGGGAGATCCAGCGATCGAGAAGATGCTGGAGCCGGCTTCGAAGGTGTTGCGGGGTTCCGGCGCCGGTATTGTAAGGGCGACCGATCAGGGTGGCGCCGACACGATTCCGGTCGGTGCGCTGGGTGTGCCGACGTTCGAACCGCTGCAGGACGTCCGCACGTACTTTCACTACCACCACACGGCTGCCGATACGCTCGACAAGATCGAGCCACAGGCCCAGCGCGAGAACACGGCTGTGCTCGGCGTGTTGGCGTATTTCCTGGCGAATATCGATCAGCAACTTCCGCGGAGCGTGAAGCCGCTGCCTGAGTGGTTGAAGCAAGCAATGTCTGAGGCTGTGAAGAAATGA
- the lpdA gene encoding dihydrolipoyl dehydrogenase has protein sequence MAEKVFDVAIIGSGPAGYTAAIRAGQFGLKTALIEKESKLGGTCLHVGCIPTKALLFNAEVYDHLKAAQEFGIEGLGTPKLNWKTIQDRKDKIVAKHAKGLEFLMKKNKVETISGFGKLTGPAKNGLLTIAVEGGQVKEVQAKNVILATGSEARMLPGLKADDRILTNIEILSLKEIPKSMVIVGSGAVGVEFGSIYKSFGTDVTILEMLPRIVPVEDEEVSKELARSYKKRGINIHTSASVTKVERAKNGVAVEFEADGKKQKVEADVVLIAVGRKPRTEGIGLEKTKIKPDRSFIHVNEWLQTEEPNVYAIGDIVAGTPQLAHVGSMQGMVAVAKIAGKPARPLNKNRIPGCTYSHPEIGSVGLTEAKAKELGFNVKVGKMPFTANSRASIVGSHEGFIKVVSDAKYGEILGVHIIGPNATELIAEAVTALELEATVDDLMYTIHAHPTLAEGMLDAVGAVSGMAINF, from the coding sequence TTGGCAGAGAAGGTGTTTGACGTCGCCATTATTGGAAGTGGTCCAGCAGGTTATACCGCCGCGATTCGCGCCGGACAGTTCGGGCTCAAAACCGCACTCATCGAGAAGGAAAGCAAGTTGGGTGGAACGTGCTTGCACGTAGGCTGCATTCCGACCAAGGCCTTGCTGTTCAATGCCGAGGTTTACGACCACCTGAAGGCCGCTCAGGAGTTCGGCATTGAAGGATTGGGCACGCCAAAGCTGAACTGGAAGACCATTCAGGACCGCAAGGACAAGATCGTTGCAAAGCACGCGAAAGGCCTCGAGTTCCTGATGAAGAAGAACAAGGTCGAGACGATCAGCGGCTTCGGCAAGCTCACTGGTCCAGCGAAGAACGGCCTGCTCACGATCGCCGTCGAAGGCGGACAAGTGAAGGAAGTTCAGGCGAAGAACGTGATTCTTGCGACCGGCTCCGAAGCGCGCATGCTTCCGGGACTGAAAGCCGATGATCGCATCCTGACCAACATCGAGATCCTTTCACTGAAGGAGATTCCGAAGTCGATGGTGATCGTCGGTTCGGGCGCGGTTGGCGTTGAGTTCGGATCGATCTACAAGTCATTCGGAACGGATGTGACGATCCTCGAAATGCTGCCGCGAATCGTTCCGGTGGAGGACGAGGAAGTCTCGAAGGAACTGGCGAGGTCGTACAAGAAACGCGGGATCAACATTCATACCAGTGCTTCGGTCACGAAGGTTGAGCGCGCGAAGAATGGAGTTGCGGTTGAGTTCGAAGCCGATGGTAAGAAGCAGAAGGTCGAAGCCGATGTGGTGCTGATCGCCGTTGGGCGCAAGCCGCGGACGGAAGGCATCGGACTGGAGAAAACAAAAATCAAGCCGGACCGCAGCTTCATTCATGTCAACGAGTGGCTGCAGACGGAAGAGCCGAACGTGTACGCCATCGGCGACATCGTGGCCGGCACGCCCCAGTTGGCGCACGTCGGATCAATGCAGGGCATGGTCGCGGTAGCGAAGATCGCCGGCAAGCCGGCGCGTCCGCTGAACAAGAACCGCATACCGGGCTGCACGTATTCGCATCCGGAGATCGGGTCGGTCGGCCTGACCGAGGCGAAGGCCAAGGAACTCGGCTTTAACGTGAAGGTGGGCAAGATGCCGTTCACGGCGAACTCGAGGGCGAGCATCGTCGGATCGCATGAAGGGTTCATCAAGGTGGTGTCGGACGCAAAGTACGGCGAGATCCTTGGTGTACACATCATTGGGCCGAACGCGACCGAGTTGATCGCCGAGGCCGTGACCGCGCTGGAACTGGAAGCGACGGTGGACGACCTGATGTACACGATACACGCACATCCGACGCTGGCAGAAGGCATGCTGGACGCAGTGGGCGCGGTGAGCGGGATGGCGATCAACTTCTGA
- a CDS encoding NAD(P)-dependent oxidoreductase has product MKIAFLGIGNMGAAMARNLVKGSHEVRAWNRTQARVKEVPGAIAAATPADAARGADLAFTMLADDAAVEAVVFGNDGILNALPKGAIHVSASTISVDLSRRMQKAHEGRGQQYVSAPVFGRPAAADAGQLFVVAAGADDAVKKCEPLFATFGQKTFVMGNDPVSANVVKLAGNFLIATIIESLGEAVALTRKYDVEPQAFIDFLTSSLFAAPIFKIYGGLVASQQFEPAGFKLRLGLKDIRLALAAGEAAQVPLPIADLMRANAVRAVNNGMGDLDWSALSKIAAENAGLK; this is encoded by the coding sequence ATGAAGATTGCGTTTCTGGGTATCGGCAATATGGGCGCGGCCATGGCGCGCAATCTCGTGAAAGGTTCTCACGAGGTTCGCGCCTGGAATCGCACGCAAGCACGAGTGAAGGAAGTACCGGGCGCGATCGCGGCGGCCACACCGGCCGACGCGGCACGTGGCGCGGATCTTGCGTTCACCATGCTGGCCGATGATGCGGCGGTGGAGGCGGTGGTATTCGGGAATGATGGAATCCTGAATGCGCTGCCCAAGGGCGCGATCCATGTTTCGGCGAGCACGATCAGCGTGGATCTTTCGCGCCGGATGCAGAAGGCGCACGAAGGGCGCGGTCAGCAGTATGTCTCGGCGCCAGTGTTTGGAAGGCCAGCGGCGGCAGACGCGGGGCAACTGTTCGTAGTCGCTGCCGGCGCCGACGACGCCGTAAAGAAATGCGAACCACTTTTTGCGACCTTCGGCCAGAAGACATTTGTGATGGGCAACGATCCGGTATCGGCGAACGTGGTGAAGCTGGCCGGCAATTTTCTGATTGCGACGATTATCGAGTCGCTGGGCGAAGCAGTAGCGCTCACGCGCAAGTACGACGTGGAGCCGCAGGCATTCATCGACTTCCTCACGAGTTCGTTGTTCGCGGCGCCGATCTTCAAAATCTATGGCGGACTGGTGGCGTCGCAACAGTTCGAGCCCGCTGGGTTTAAGCTTCGGCTGGGATTGAAGGACATAAGGCTTGCGCTTGCCGCGGGCGAGGCAGCACAAGTGCCTTTGCCGATTGCCGATCTCATGCGTGCCAATGCGGTGAGAGCGGTGAACAACGGAATGGGGGATCTGGACTGGTCGGCGCTGTCGAAGATTGCGGCGGAGAACGCCGGGCTGAAGTAG
- a CDS encoding PAS domain S-box protein, producing MSSPESHVRSSENSDLLRIDSAAFQAIFESAAIGIAIIAPDGKLLEINPCLRQMLGYTTEELRTLTIPAVSHPDDMAADERLFAKLTSGEIRSYSLEKRYFRKDGSIMWGRLTVSSVPGDTKGQKGLVVAMVEDATRKKEAEREIDSRNARLNMALDVGGAIAWDWNLKTGALYCHGELAAFPNGTPHRAEHWHDRIDWSDRQAFDEAVAKALAEKTGYELDYRILGSTGEIHWLHTKAQVAVDDRGEPVYIVGVTSDVTRQRDTDRRLEDAANEIRKSSERVRLALKTANAASWEWDISSNILMWDENSKRLFGRPMVNIGIEDWRNIIHPEDVGRVWSAITTAIEYRSEFEAEYRVIWPNGSTHWIIGRGRAIYDSSGKALRMAGINIDITERKDTEQELRATTERFRRAQAAANVGAYDWNLVSGQITWSAEVPTLRSVAPDGRFESWRNALVEEDLPLLQSFVDRMLDSTAEQQSEFRIYDAQGNIRWIYVTGRAYRDDRGKPVNASGVVIDITDRKIAAEEVRRNQKQLRLVIDAIPSLIAYIDQDERFRFANKAYQLWMGEHVAVEGRTVREILGEEAHNAVRPFREAALKGRTVEYEQLVHFRFAGDRYVHSIYIPDIDDKGIVRGYVAFVSDLTERRRSEDQLRRTEKLAATGRLAATIAHEINNPLEAVTNLLYLVKTDQGLSESGRQFLSQAEQELSRVAHITRQTLGFYRDSVGPIRISIQEVIEDVLQLYSKKLILHRVEITRDYRGDSIITALAGEIRQVFSNLIGNAVDAMQNGGRLILKTRTYSSNGHGGIRIMVADSGVGISRQNMMQVFEPFFTTKRELGTGLGLWLSRNIVQKHGGTIRVKSRTLPGNSGTVFIITLPFEYSARLEDTA from the coding sequence ATGAGTTCTCCCGAGTCACACGTCCGTTCGTCAGAGAATAGCGATCTCCTGCGTATAGATTCCGCTGCATTCCAGGCCATCTTCGAGTCGGCCGCGATCGGTATCGCCATCATTGCCCCGGACGGAAAGTTACTTGAGATCAACCCCTGCCTTCGCCAGATGCTTGGCTACACCACTGAGGAACTGCGCACCCTCACGATTCCCGCCGTCAGTCACCCCGACGACATGGCCGCCGATGAGCGGCTCTTCGCCAAGTTGACCTCTGGGGAAATCCGCAGCTATAGCCTCGAGAAACGCTACTTCCGCAAAGACGGATCGATCATGTGGGGACGCCTGACAGTCTCCTCCGTGCCCGGCGACACCAAAGGCCAAAAAGGCTTGGTCGTCGCGATGGTCGAAGACGCCACGCGCAAGAAAGAGGCCGAGCGCGAGATTGACAGCCGCAATGCTCGCCTGAACATGGCACTGGATGTTGGCGGCGCGATTGCGTGGGACTGGAACCTGAAAACGGGCGCGCTCTACTGCCACGGCGAACTCGCGGCATTCCCGAACGGCACACCTCATCGTGCGGAACACTGGCACGATCGCATCGACTGGTCGGACCGCCAGGCCTTCGACGAAGCCGTCGCGAAAGCGCTTGCGGAGAAGACTGGCTACGAACTCGACTACCGCATTCTCGGCTCCACCGGCGAGATCCACTGGCTACACACAAAAGCACAGGTCGCCGTCGATGATCGCGGCGAACCAGTCTACATCGTCGGCGTTACCTCCGACGTCACTCGCCAGCGCGACACAGATCGGCGCCTGGAAGACGCTGCCAACGAGATCCGTAAAAGCTCCGAGCGCGTTCGCCTCGCGCTGAAGACCGCGAACGCCGCGTCATGGGAGTGGGACATCTCCAGCAACATCCTGATGTGGGATGAAAACTCGAAGCGCCTCTTCGGACGCCCAATGGTCAACATCGGCATCGAAGACTGGCGCAACATCATTCATCCGGAAGATGTCGGCCGAGTCTGGTCGGCCATTACCACCGCGATCGAATACCGCTCAGAGTTCGAAGCCGAATACCGGGTCATCTGGCCCAATGGAAGCACGCACTGGATCATCGGTCGCGGACGCGCCATCTACGATTCCAGCGGCAAAGCCCTGCGCATGGCCGGTATTAACATCGACATTACCGAACGCAAAGATACGGAGCAGGAACTCCGAGCGACTACCGAGCGCTTTCGACGCGCGCAAGCCGCCGCGAATGTCGGCGCATATGACTGGAACCTCGTCTCCGGTCAGATCACCTGGTCGGCGGAAGTTCCGACCCTGCGATCAGTCGCGCCGGATGGAAGATTTGAGTCCTGGCGAAACGCCCTTGTCGAAGAAGATCTCCCCCTCCTGCAAAGTTTCGTGGATCGCATGTTGGACTCCACCGCCGAGCAGCAGTCGGAGTTCCGCATCTACGACGCGCAGGGAAACATCCGCTGGATCTATGTCACCGGTCGTGCCTATCGCGACGACCGCGGCAAGCCTGTAAACGCCAGTGGCGTCGTCATCGATATCACCGATCGCAAAATAGCCGCCGAGGAAGTTCGCCGTAATCAGAAGCAACTGCGCCTGGTAATCGACGCGATTCCCAGTCTTATCGCCTACATCGACCAGGACGAGCGGTTCCGCTTCGCGAACAAAGCCTACCAGTTGTGGATGGGCGAGCATGTGGCGGTCGAAGGCCGAACGGTTCGCGAAATTCTGGGTGAAGAGGCACACAACGCGGTGCGCCCTTTCCGGGAAGCCGCGCTGAAAGGGAGAACCGTCGAGTACGAGCAACTGGTGCATTTCAGATTTGCGGGCGACCGCTACGTGCACAGCATCTATATTCCAGATATCGACGACAAAGGAATCGTCCGTGGCTACGTGGCTTTCGTCAGCGATCTGACCGAACGCCGCCGCTCTGAAGACCAGTTACGTCGAACGGAAAAACTCGCCGCGACCGGGCGTCTTGCCGCGACCATCGCACACGAGATCAATAATCCACTGGAGGCGGTGACAAACCTTCTTTATCTCGTGAAGACGGATCAGGGGCTCAGCGAGTCCGGACGCCAATTCCTTTCCCAGGCCGAGCAGGAACTCTCGCGCGTAGCGCACATTACCCGGCAGACGCTGGGCTTCTACCGCGACAGTGTCGGTCCCATTCGTATCAGTATTCAGGAAGTAATCGAAGACGTATTGCAGCTGTACAGCAAGAAGCTGATTCTGCACCGGGTCGAGATTACGCGTGATTATCGCGGCGACAGCATCATTACTGCACTCGCCGGTGAAATCCGCCAGGTGTTCTCGAATCTCATCGGCAACGCCGTCGACGCCATGCAGAATGGTGGCAGGCTCATTCTGAAAACTCGCACCTACTCCTCCAACGGCCACGGCGGCATTCGCATTATGGTCGCCGATTCTGGTGTTGGCATTTCGCGCCAGAATATGATGCAGGTCTTCGAACCGTTCTTCACGACGAAGCGGGAACTTGGCACGGGCCTCGGACTCTGGCTCAGCCGCAACATCGTGCAGAAGCACGGAGGCACAATTCGCGTGAAGAGCCGCACCCTGCCAGGAAACAGCGGCACCGTCTTCATAATAACGCTGCCGTTTGAATACTCTGCGCGTCTCGAAGATACGGCTTAG
- the sigJ gene encoding RNA polymerase sigma factor SigJ, whose amino-acid sequence MTEFERHRARLFGLAYRMLGVRAEAEDIVQETYLRWHAADHDALRSPEAWLVTVATRLSIDRLRALEIDRVSYLGEWLPEPIVENDPGGPIQLRDDISLAFLYVLQRLGPEERAAFLLHDVLDSDYATIANALGKSEAAIRQMVHRARERVRNDRPRYDVSADQHRALVGRFVKAVEAGDENALMALFAENATWTADGGGKAAASVNVLHGNTILTKFLMGIRPKIPLDLSVEFAIVNGTPGLFLRSGGKPFAAYSFETDGEKITGVYVVVNPDKLAALN is encoded by the coding sequence GTGACGGAATTCGAGCGCCATCGTGCGCGACTCTTCGGACTCGCCTATCGCATGCTCGGCGTGCGCGCCGAAGCCGAAGACATCGTGCAGGAAACCTACTTGCGCTGGCACGCCGCCGACCATGACGCCCTGCGCTCTCCGGAAGCGTGGCTTGTCACCGTCGCAACGCGCCTGTCGATCGACCGCCTTCGCGCCCTCGAAATCGACCGCGTGTCTTACCTGGGTGAGTGGCTGCCCGAACCGATTGTCGAGAACGATCCCGGCGGCCCAATCCAACTCCGCGACGACATCTCGCTGGCCTTCCTCTACGTGCTCCAGCGCTTAGGTCCCGAAGAACGCGCCGCCTTCCTGCTGCACGATGTCCTCGATTCCGATTACGCCACCATCGCCAACGCACTCGGCAAGTCCGAAGCCGCCATCCGGCAGATGGTCCACCGCGCGCGGGAACGTGTACGCAACGACCGTCCGCGTTACGACGTCAGCGCCGACCAGCATCGCGCTCTTGTCGGACGCTTCGTCAAGGCCGTCGAGGCCGGAGACGAAAACGCCCTCATGGCCCTCTTCGCCGAGAACGCCACCTGGACCGCCGACGGTGGAGGCAAAGCCGCTGCCTCCGTCAACGTCCTTCACGGCAACACGATCCTGACGAAGTTCCTGATGGGCATACGCCCGAAGATCCCGCTCGATTTATCCGTCGAGTTCGCGATAGTGAATGGCACTCCGGGCCTGTTCCTCCGCTCCGGCGGAAAGCCCTTCGCCGCTTACTCATTTGAAACCGACGGCGAAAAGATCACCGGCGTGTATGTGGTGGTGAATCCGGATAAGCTGGCTGCGTTGAACTAA
- a CDS encoding isoaspartyl peptidase/L-asparaginase, producing MSNKPVLLVHGGAWAIPDDQVEAHLNGVRNAQAAGWRVLERGGTAIEAVEAAVVVMEDDPTFDAGRGSFLNSDGRVQLDAMIMCGGTLRAGGVGCVEHIRNAIKAARKVLEDSPHVYLVAEGAERFAEKHGIELIDNSELVVPREVELLKVAQAKAEKGEVHEIFASQEFPSDTVGAVALDKDGNLAGATSTGGTLNKTPGRVGDSSLIGCGCYADNESGAVSTTGWGEPMMKLVIAKWAADQIRAGSTPQQAAKDAITYLKNRLNGHGGMIVLDAKGRFGISHNTPRMTWATRTTSEARSGIEI from the coding sequence TTGTCGAACAAGCCAGTACTCCTGGTCCACGGTGGAGCCTGGGCCATCCCTGACGATCAAGTCGAAGCACATTTAAATGGAGTTCGTAACGCTCAAGCCGCCGGTTGGCGTGTGCTTGAACGCGGAGGCACCGCTATCGAGGCGGTAGAAGCAGCCGTCGTTGTCATGGAAGACGACCCGACCTTCGACGCCGGACGGGGCAGCTTCCTGAACTCGGATGGCAGGGTGCAACTGGATGCAATGATCATGTGCGGCGGCACGTTGCGGGCTGGAGGCGTGGGATGCGTGGAGCATATCCGCAACGCGATCAAGGCGGCACGAAAGGTGCTGGAGGATAGTCCTCACGTGTACCTGGTGGCGGAAGGAGCCGAGCGATTTGCGGAGAAGCATGGGATTGAGTTGATCGATAACTCCGAGCTGGTGGTTCCGCGCGAGGTCGAATTGCTGAAGGTCGCCCAGGCGAAGGCGGAAAAGGGAGAAGTCCACGAGATCTTCGCGTCGCAAGAGTTTCCGAGCGATACGGTGGGAGCCGTTGCGCTCGACAAGGATGGGAACCTGGCCGGTGCGACTTCGACGGGCGGGACATTAAACAAGACGCCCGGACGGGTGGGGGATTCGTCGCTGATCGGCTGCGGCTGCTACGCCGATAACGAGTCGGGCGCGGTTTCAACCACCGGGTGGGGCGAGCCGATGATGAAGCTGGTGATCGCAAAGTGGGCGGCGGACCAGATTCGTGCGGGATCGACGCCGCAACAGGCGGCGAAGGACGCGATCACGTACCTGAAGAACCGGCTGAACGGGCACGGTGGAATGATCGTGCTGGATGCGAAGGGACGGTTTGGGATCTCGCACAACACACCGCGCATGACATGGGCGACGAGAACAACGTCGGAAGCGCGTTCGGGGATTGAAATCTAG